The nucleotide sequence CTCTGTCATATCTGTCTCCTTAGCCTTGCTTCTCAGCAATGATGGTTTTAACCCGGGCGATTTCGCGCTGGGTTAGCTTCAGCAGGTGGGTTTGACCCAACTGCCCGGTTGCCTTCTGTAGACGCAGCTGAAACTGCTCCTTGCGGAGGTTCATCAGCTCGTCTGTCAGAGCAGCAACGTCCTTCTCACGAAGTTCGACTGCGTTCATTACATTACCGTCCGCTTGACGAAGGTGGTTTCAAAAGGAAGCTTAGCGGCCGCGAGCGTAAATGCTTCACGGGCGGCTTCTTCTGTTACGCCTTCAATTTCATACAAAACACGACCGGGCTGGATCTGTGCGACCCAGTACTCGACGTTACCCTTACCTTTACCCTGACGTACTTCTAGGGGCTTCTGGGTGATGGGCTTGTCGGGGAAAACCCGAATCCATAACTTACCGCCACGCTTCACTTTACGAGTGATCGTACGACGACCGGCTTCAATCTGACGTGAGGTCATACGGCCGCGGCTCAATGACTTCAAACCAAACTCGCCGAAGCTAACCTTACTGCCGCGCTGTGCCAGGCCGCGGTTACGGCCTTTCTGCATTTTGCGGTATTTCATCCGCTTTGGTAGCAACATTTCCGTATAACTCCTTAACGTCCGTTCTTCTTGGCGGCGTCACGGCGCTGAGCTGCCGCGGCCTGGTCACGAACGGCTTGAATGCCACCGAGAACCTCGCCTTTGAAGACCCACACTTTGATGCCGATGATGCCGTAAGTAGTCGCAGCTTCAGCCGTGGAGTAATCGATATCCGCACGCAGTGTGTGCAAGGGCACACGACCTTCGCGGTACCACTCTGTCCGTGCAATTTCAGCGCCGCCTAAACGACCACCAACCTGCACACGAATACCTTCCGCACCTAGACGCATTGCGTTTTGGACCGCGCGCTTCATAGCACGACGGAACATAACGCGACGCTCAAGCTGGCCGGCGATGTTCTGAGCAACCAGAGCCGCATCCAATTCAGGCTTGCGAACTTCTTCAATGTTGATCTGAACGGGCACGCCCATCATCTTCGCCAATTCTTTGCGCAGGACTTCGATGTCCTCGCCTTTCTTGCCGATTACGATGCCAGGACGAGCCGTTGCGATTGTGACCTTGGCGTTAGCCGCAGGACGCTCAATACGCACGCCGCTCACCTGAGCTGCTTTTAATTTCTCGAGCAAAAATGCTCGGGCTTTCAGGTCACTCAACAAGGTTTCGCCGTACTTAGACTTGTCTGCATACCATACAGACTGGTGGTCCTTGACGATTCCGAGCCGAATGCCGGTCGGGTGTACTTTCTGACCCATGCAAACGCTCCTTAAATTTCCGAAACCTTGACGGTGATGTGACATGAACGCTTAAGAATCCGATCCGCACGGCCTTTGGCACGGGGACGGATACGCTTCATAGTCATACCTTCGTCAACGAAAATGGTAGACACCTTCAAGTCGTCGATGTCTTTGCCTTCATTATGCTCGGCGTTCGCAACTGCGGACTCGAGCACCTTCTTCACAATGGCTGCGCCTTTGCGGGTGCTGAAAGACAGGATGTCCAGAGCCTGATCAACGCGCTTACCGCGAATTTGATCAGCTACCAAACGTGCCTTTTGCGCCGACATCCGAGCACCACTTAGCTTTGCTGCTACTTCTGTCATGGCTTAGCGTCCCTTCTTGGCTTTTTTGTCAGCCGCGTGACCGCGGTAAGTACGCGTAGGTGCGAACTCACCGAGCTTGTGACCAACCATTTCTTCGGTTACGAACACCGGTACGTGCTGCTTGCCGTTGTGCACAGCAATTGTCAGACCGACCATGGTCGGAATAATCATGCTACGACGCGACCAGGTCTTAACCGGACGCTTGTCATTAGCTTCGCTCGCCGTTTCGACCTTCTTAAGAAGGTGAAGGTCGATGAACGGTCCCTTACGTAGAGAACGAGGCATCTATCTCTCTCCTTATTTCTGGCCGCGACGGCGGACAATGAATTTATCGGTGCGCTTGTTAGAACGCGTCTTGTAACCCTTGGTCGGAACACCCCAAGGCGTAACCGGGTGACGGCCACCTGAAGTACGACCTTCACCACCACCGTGAGGGTGGTCGACAGGGTTCATCACAACACCACGAACCGTCGGACGGATACCACGCCAGCGCGAAGCACCGGCCTTACCCAACTGACGCAAGCTGTGTTCTGAGTTAGACACTTCACCCAGGGTTGCACGGCATTCCACAGGAATACGACGCATCTCACCGGAACGCAGACGTACGGTTGCGTACGCACCTTCACGCGCCACTAGCTGAGCACTGGTGCCCGCTGAACGTGCGATCTGGCCACCCTTACCGGGGCGCATTTCGATGTTGTGGATCGTTGAACCCACGGGGATGTTGCGAATCGGCAAGCACGAGCCGGCTTTCATGGGAGCGTCAACACCACTGCGAACAGAGTCGCCAGCGAACACACCCTTGGGGGCCAGAATATAACGGCGCTCGCCGTCTGCGTACAAAACCAACGCAATGTGTGCGCTACGGTTAGGATCGTATTCGATACGCTCAACTTTGCCGGGAATCCCGTCTTTGTTGCGCTTGAAATCGACAACACGGTAGTGGTGCTTGTGACCGCCGCCCACGTGACGTGTTGTGATACGACCCTGGTTGTTACGACCACCGGTCTTGTTTTTCTTCTCTAGCAAAGGCGCGTACGGAGCACCCTTGTGCAAGTGGGGATGAACCACTTTGACAAGGTGACGACGGCCCGGAGAAGTAGGTTTAGTCTTAATTACAGGCATTTTACTTCCCTTATTCGCCGCCCAGCTCGATCTCTTGGCCTTCGGCCAAGGTCACGTACGCCTTGCGGATGTCGTTGCGCTTACCAAAACCACGCGCAGTACGCTTAGTCTTGCCCTTGATGTTCACAGTGTTAACGCGAAGAACCGTGACTTCGAACAACTGCTCGACGGCCAACTTAATTTCGCGCTTAGTGGCGTCGGGCGACACCTTGAAGGTGTACTGGTTGTTCGCTTCAGCGATCAACGTAGCCTTCTCAGAGATGTGCGGTGCGACGATCACTTGGTACAGACGTTCGTTGTTCATACCAGCTTCTCCTCGATGCGCTTCACAGCGTCCACGGTCATGATGACCTTGTCGAAGCCGATCAAGCTGACAGGATCAACACCCGCTACGTCGACCGCAGTCACGTAAGGAATGTTGCGAGCAGCCAAGAACACGTTCGCGTCTAGGTCTTCGGTGACGATCAATGCACCACGATTACAGCCGAGCTCAGCCAAACGCGCTGCCATCAACTTGGTTTTGGCTTCAGCCAATTCCATTGAAGACACAACGATCAGACGATCCTGACGGACCAACTCAGACAAAATGCTACGAACTGCAGCACGGTACATTTTACGGTTAACTTTTTGCTCATGGTCACGCGGACGTGCAGCAAAGGTCACACCACCGCTGCGCCAGATCGGGCTACGGATGGTGCCGGCACGAGCGCGGCCAGTACCTTTCTGACGCCACGGCTTCTTGCCGCCGCCAGACACATCAGAGCGAGTCTTCTGTGCTTTAGTGCCCTGACGAGCACCTGCCATGAATGCAGTAACAACCTGGTGGATCAGCGCTTCATTGAAGTCGCGACCAAACACGTCGTCTGAAACTTGTTGTGCGCCGCCGCCGGCGATTTGAATTTCCATCGTCGACTCCTATTAGCGCTTGATTTTAACGGTAGGTGTGACCAAAACGTCACCGTTGTTAGCACCGGGCACTGCGCCCTTGACCAACAGCAGATTGCGCTCTGCGTCTACACGAATGATCTCGAGAGACTGAGTCGTAACGCGCTCAGCACCCATGTGACCAGCCATTTTCTTGCCTTTGAATACGCGACCGGGGGTTTGGCACTGACCAATAGAACCCGGGGCACGGTGGCTCAAAGAGTTACCGTGAGTGGCGTCTTGCATAGAGAAGTTCCAACGCTTAATCGCGCCCTGGAAACCCTTACCCTTTGACTGACCCGTCACGTCGACTTTCTGGCCTGCTTCAAACGCCGCTACAGTCAATTCAGAGCCCACAGCCGGCAATTCTTCGCCTTCGGCACGCATTTCCCAAAATCCACGACCCACTTGCACGCCATTCTTGTTGACGTGACCCTGGACGGGCTTGGAAACACGAGACAAACGACGTTCGCCTACAGTGACCTGAACAGCTGCATAGCCGTCAGTTTCATCAGTTTTGACCTGAGCTACGCGGTTAGGCGTTACCTCAATAACAGTCACGGGCACTGATACGCCCTCCTCGGTGAACACCCGAGTCATACCAGCCTTACGGCCGATCAATCCAATAGCCATTTGCTATCTCCATTCCGCCTGCATACGGGGCTTTAACCCGCTATGGCCCTTTCGGTTCTACACACGCACCGGTTGTCGCCAACGTCCGCCCGGTTTTCGGCGGGTTGGTTTGTTAACTAGCCGAGGCTAATTTGAACATCTACGCCTGCTGCCAGATCGAGCTTCATCAGGGCGTCTACGGTCTTGTCAGTGGGCTCGATAATGTCGAGCATCCGCTTATGAGTCCGCATTTCGTACTGATCGCGCGCGTCTTTGTTGACGTGCGGTGAAACCAGAACGGTGTAACGCTCTTTACGCGTCGGCAGAGGAATCGGGCCATTGACTTGGGCGCCAGTGCGCTTAGCCGTGTCTACGATTTCCTGTGCTGAGGCGTCGATCAAACGGTGATCAAACGCTTTCAGACGGATGCGGATCTTTTGGTTCTGCATCGCTGCGTTTACTCCTAGTAAATTCTCTGGGCACGAAAGTGCACCCGGAAAATGGGAGCGCGAATATTAGAGGGACGAAGAGGTAACGTCAAGGCGTAATACGCCGGGCAACGCGAGGCATAAAAAAGCCCCGGCGATTGCCAGGGCTTCTTTGTGGGCCCGAAGGCCCCACTGAACATTTCAACGACCGGGCCCGTGAGCCCAGCCGCATCAAATTAGTTCAGGATTTTAGCGACAACACCTGCGCCAACGGTACGGCCACCTTCGCGAATCGCGAAACGCAGGCCTTCTTCCATTGCGATCGGTGCGATCAGCGTCACGGTCATCTGGATGTTATCACCCGGCATGACCATTTCAACGCCTTCAGGCAGCTCACAAGCGCCAGTCACGTCAGTCGTACGGAAGTAGAACTGCGGACGGTAGCCTTTGAAGAACGGCGTGTGACGGCCACCTTCGTCTTTGCTCAATACGTATACTTCCGCAGTGAACTCAGTGTGAGGCTTGATCGTGCCCGGCTTAGCCAGAACCTGACCACGCTGAACGTCGTCACGCTTAGTACCACGCAGCAAGACACCAACGTTCTCGCCTGCACGACCTTCGTCAAGCAGCTTGCGGAACATTTCAACACCCGTACAGGTGGTCTTGGTGGTGTCCGCGATGCCGATGATTTCCAGCTCGTCACCAACGTTTACGATGCCACGCTCAACACGACCCGTGACAACCGTGCCACGACCCGAGATTGAGAACACGTCTTCGATCGGCAGCAAGAACGGCTGATCTACCGCACGCTCAGGCTCAGGAATGTACGTGTCCAGCGTCTCTACCAACTTCTGTACTGCGGGCATACCGATGTCAGACGTGTCGCCTTCCAAAGCCTTCAGTGCAGAACCGATGATGATCGGCGTGTCGTCACCCGGGAATTCGTACTGGTCTAGCAATTCACGAATTTCCATCTCGACCAGTTCCAACAACTCTTCGTCGTCGACCATGTCCGCTTTGTTCATGAACACGACGATGTAAGGAACACCGACCTGACGTGACAGCAAGATGTGCTCGCGCGTCTGAGGCATCGGGCCGTCAGCAGCTGAACAGACCAAGATCGCGCCGTCCATCTGGGCAGCACCGGTGATCATGTTCTTGACGTAGTCGGCGTGGCCGGGGCAGTCAACGTGGGCGTAGTGACGAATCGTGCTTTCGTACTCTACGTGCGACGTTGCAATGGTAATACCACGCTCACGCTCTTCAGGTGCGTTATCGATCTGGTCGAATGCTTGCGCTTCGCCGCCGAAAACTTCCGCGCATACGCGAGTCAATGCCGCTGTCAGTGTAGTTTTACCGTGGTCAACGTGACCAATGGTGCCGACGTTTACGTGCGGCTTGGAACGTTCAAAAGTAGCTTTTGCCATGATTAGGCTCCCAATATTGGAACGGAATTAACCGTTGTTCTTTTTAATGATTTCGTCAGCCACTGAGTTCGGCGCTTCCGCGTACTTAGTGAACTCCATGCTGTACGACGCACGACCCTGCGTGAAACCACGCAGGTCAGTCGCGTAACCAAACATTTCAGCGAGAGGAACTTCAGCAGTCACGATTTTAATACCGTTAACGCCGTCATCCATACCACTGACCAAACCGCGACGACGGTTCAAGTCACCAATCACGTCACCCATGTTTTCTTCGGGCGTTGTGACTTCAACTTTCATGATGGGCTCAAGCACGGCAGGGTTTGCCAGCAGAGCGCCCTTCTTCATTGCCATAGAGCCGGCAACCTTAAAGGCCATCTCGTTAGAGTCGACATCGTGGTAAGAACCGTCGATCAAGGTCGCCTGAACACCCAACAAGGGGTAGCCGGCCAAGACACCGTTCTTCATTTGCTCTTCGATACCCTTCGATACCGCAGGGATGTATTCCTTGGGAACTACACCACCGACGATTTCGTTGACGAATTCGAAGTTTTCTTCGCCGTCCAAGGGCAGCGGAGCCAGCTTGATCACAACGTGACCGTACTGACCGCGACCGCCTGACTGGCGTACGAACTTGCCTTCAACTTCGACGGCGTCACGGATGCACTCACGGTAAGAAACCTGGGGTGCACCGATGTTCGCTTCGACGCTGAATTCACGACGCATACGGTCAACCAAGATATCGAGGTGCAATTCACCCATACCCGAGATGATCGTCTGGCCAGTTTCTTCGTCAGTCTTGACGCGGAACGACGGATCTTCCTGGGCCAACTTGCCCAACGCGATACCCATCTTTTCCTGGTCAGCTTTGGACTTCGGCTCAACCGCGACACTAATCACGGGCTCAGGGAACTCCATACGCTCAAGCACGATAGGCTTGTCCAGTGCGCACAAGGTGTCGCCCGTGGTGACGTCTTTCAGACCGACCGCAGCGGCGATATCACCGGCACGAACTTCTTTGATTTCTTCACGGGTGTTGGCGTGCATCTGAACCATACGGCCGACACGCTCTTTCTTGCTCTTAACCGAGTTGTAAACGCCGTCGCCTGAGTTCAGGACGCCAGAGTAGACACGGAAGAACGTCAGCGTACCGACGAAGGGGTCGGTTGCGATTTTGAAGGCCAACGCAGCAAAAGGTGCTTCGTCAGCGGCTTCACGAACTTCTTCGATTTCGTCGTCAACCAAGCCGGTGATCGCCTTGACGTCAGTCGGAGCGGGCAAGTATTCGATGACCGCGTCCAACACTGCCTGGACACCCTTGTTCTTGAATGCGCTACCGCACAAGCAAGGAACGATTTCCTGGCGCAGGGTACGCTCACGCAAACCCAACTTGATTTCTTCTTCGGTCAAGGTGCCTTCTTCGAGGTACTTTTCCATGTACTCGTCGTTAGCTTCAGCCGCCGCTTCCATCATCTCTTCGCGCAATTGCTCGCACTCGTCAACCATGTCAGCCGGGATCTCTTCGTATTCGAAGGTGGCACCCATGTCGTCCTCGCTCCACGCGATGAACTTCATTTTGACCAAATCGATGACGCCCTTGAATTCTTTTTCAGAACCCACGTTCAACTGGATCGGAACCGCAGTGGCGCCCAAGCGCTTACGGATCTGACCGACGACACGCATAAAGTCTGCGCCATCACGATCCATCTTGTTGACGAAACAAATACGCGGAACGCCGTACTTGTCAGCCTGACGCCAAACGGTTTCAGACTGCGGCTCAACACCTGAGGAAGCACAGAATACAACCACACTGCCGTCAAGTACGCGCATGGAGCGCTCTACTTCGATCGTGAAGTCAACGTGACCCGGGGTGTCGATGATGTTGATGCGGTGCTGATCGAACTGCTGCTGCATACCGGCCCAGAAGGTCGTAGTCGCAGCCGAAGTAATAGTAATACCTCGCTCCTGCTCCTGTGCCATCCAGTCCATGGTCGCCGCGCCGTCGTGAACTTCACCGATCTTGTGGCTGATGCCTGTGTAAAACAGGATGCGCTCGGTAGTCGTGGTTTTACCCGCGTCTACGTGGGCCGCAATACCGATGTTGCGGTACTTACTAATTGGGGTGGTACGTGCCACGTTAGTCTCTCCAATAAAGGGGGAAAGGCGCCGCACATTGCTGTGCCGCGCCTTTTCAATGGCCGATTAGAAGCGGAAGTGCGAGAACGCCTTGTTCGCTTCAGCCATACGGTGGACGTCTTCGCGCTTCTTAACAGCAGCGCCACGACCTTCGACCGCATCCATCATTTCGCCAGCAAGACGCAATTCCATGCTCTTCTCGCCACGCTTACGTGAGAAGTCCACCAACCAACGCATTGCCAAGGCAGTACGACGGCTCGGGCGAACTTCGACCGGCACCTGGTAAGTCGCACCACCGACACGACGAGACTTAACCTCGACCGACGGCTGGATGGCTTCCAGAGAGCTTGCGAATACTTCTAGCGGGTCATTGCCCGAACGCTCTTGGACTCGGTCCAAAGCGCCGTATACGATTTTCTCGGCGACTGATTTTTTACCATGCACCATGACATGGTTGATGAACTTAGCTAGTTGTTGGCTACCAAACTTAGGATCAGGCAGGATCTCCCGCTTGGCGGCGACGCGACGTCTTGGCATCTTTATTTCCTTTTTTCAGGGACCCCGGTAATTAACCCGGGCCTTACTTTCAGCCTTCGCAGGAAGACTGGATTAAATTTACTAAAGGGGGATTACCCCTTAGGGCGTTTAGCACCGTACTTAGAACGGCCCTGACGACGATCGGAAACACCCGACGCATCCAAGGTTCCGCGAACTGTGTGGTAACGAACACCCGGCAAATCTTTTACACGACCGCCGCGAATCAGAACCACTGAGTGCTCTTGTAGGTTGTGGCCTTCACCGCCGATGTACGAAGTAACTTCGAACCCGTTGGTCAAACGCACACGACATACTTTACGCAGTGCTGAGTTAGGTTTCTTAGGTGTCGTTGTGTATACGCGAGTGCACACACCACGACGCTGGGGGCACGCTTGCAACGCAGGCACGTCGGTCTTCTGGACCTTGCGCTTACGGGGCTTGCGAACCAACTGGTTAATGGTTGCCATTAATATTGGACTCCTGCCATTCAAAAATACGCCTCGGCCACCGTTTGACGGTTTTACCGAGGCGCGCATAGTAGAGACTGACCAGCCGACCGTCAACCCAAGGGCAACGGTCGGTCGGCCGACCGAGGCTTATAGGCCGCCGGTCAAATCCCCGATTTCTTCGGCCAATGCCGCCGCGACTTCCGCCGCGGTAACACCGCCTGAATTACTTTCGGCCTGCTCGGCGCCACGCTTGCGCTTGCGCTCTGCGTGGTAAGCCAAACCAGTACCGGCCGGAATCAAACGACCCACGACCACGTTTTCTTTCAAGCCACGCAACGGATCGCGCTTGCCGGTGACGGCAGCCTCGGTCAATACACGCGTCGTTTCCTGGAACGATGCCGCCGAAATAAACGACTCCGTTGCCAGCGATGCTTTGGTGATACCCAGCAACAGACGCTCAAACTTAGCCGGGTACTTTTCGTTACCGACCAAGCCTGCGTTAACACGCTTAACGTCCTGGAATTCAACGGTTTCACCGGTGATCAACTTGGAATCAGCCGAGTCCGTGATCTCCGCTTTACGCAGCATCTGACGGATGATGACTTCAATGTGCTTGTCGTTGATCACAACACCCTGGAGGCGATAAACCTCTTGGATCTCGTTGGTGATGTAACGAGCCAGCTCGCTAACACCCAACAAACGCAACAGGTCATGAGGATCGGTCGGGCCATCGGCGACGATGTCACCCTTAGCCACTTCTTCACCTTCGTAAACGCTGAGCTGACGCTCTTTCGGAATCAAACGTTCGACGGGTTCGTTGCCATCGGTGGGCGAGATCACCAAGCGGTTTTTACCCTTGGTTTCCTTACCGAAGCTGACGATACCGCTGATGTCGGCACGAATCGCGGCACCTTTCGGGCGACGCGCTTCGAACAAGTCAGCAACACGCGGCAAACCACCGGTGATGTCACGCGTCTTCGAGCCTTCCTGCGGCATACGGGCGATAACCGCACCGGTACCGACAATGTCACCATCCGACAGCGAGACCAACGCGCCGCCTTGCAGTTGGTACTGTGCAATCGGCTCGTCAGACTTTTTGGCGTCCTGTGCGTACAGCTGAATCAGGGGCTTGATGTCTTTACCAGCCACCGGCCGGTCTTTGCCGTCCAGCACTTCGATCATGCTCATACCCGTCAGGTCATCAGTCTGGACCTTAATGGTGATGCCCTGTTCCATGCCCTGGAAGCGAACGACACCGCCCTTCTCTGTGATCAAGGGGTGCGTGTGCGGATCCCAAGTCGCGACCGGCGCGCCGGCTTCAACCGTGGCGCCTTCTTTGCCCGAAATTATAGCGCCATACGGCAGCTTGTAAGCTTCGCGCTCGCGTCCCTGAACATCGGTAATAACCAGCTGGCCGGAACGTGACACCGCAACCAGGTTGCCGTCTTCACGCTCTACCGTTTTCAGGTTGATCAGTTTAATCGTACCGCCGTGCTTCACTTCGATGCGGTCGGCAGCCGACGCTCGGCTTGCTGCACCACCAATGTGGAAGGTACGCATGGTCAGCTGGGTACCCGGCTCACCAATGGACTGCGCGGCAATAACACCGACCGACTCGCCGACGTTGACCTGGTGGCCACGGCCTAGGTCACGACCGTAACAAGCGGCACAAATACCGTGGTATTCCTCACACACGATGGGCGAGCGCACCAAGACACGGTCAACGCCCATGCCTTCAAGGCGCGCAACACTGGTTTCATCTAGCAGCGTACCGCGTTCGAAGACCACTTCGCCCGTGCCGGTATCGGCAACGTCTTCGGCGACGACACGACCCAGTACACGCTGTGCCAAGGGAACGACCACGTCACCGCCTTCGATCAAGGGTGTCATTTCGACACCGTGCTCGGTACCACAATCCAGCGCCGTGATGACCATGTCCTGTGCCACGTCAACCAAACGACGTGTCAAGTAACCCGAGTTTGCCGTTTTCAATGCGGTGTCGGCCAAGCCTTTACGCGCACCGTGGGTCGAGATGAAGTACTGCAGTACCGACAAACCTTCACGGAAGTTAGCCGTAATCGGCGTTTCGATAATCGAACCGTCCGGACGTGCCATCAAACCACGCATACCCGCCAACTGACGAATCTGCGCCGCGCTGCCTCGAGCGCCCGAGTCAGCCATCATAAAGACGCTGTTAAAGCTAGGACGTTCGACTTCGTTGCCGTCTTTGTCGATGGCGATATCTTTACCGATACGCTCCATCATCTTTTTGGCAACCATGTCGTTAGCACGCGCCCAGATATCGACCACCTTGTTGTACTTCTCACCTTGGGTTACCAAGCCGGATGCGTACTGCTGCTCGATCTCTTTCACTTGCTCTTCGGCTTCGCCCACGATCTGTGCTTTGGCATCCGGGATCTCGAAGTCGTTAACACCGATCGATGAACCCGAGCGCGTGGCGTAGGCAAAACCGGTGTACATCAGTTGGTCAGCAAAAATGACCGCGTCTTTCAAACCGACGCGGCGGTAGCATTCGTTGATCAACGACGAAATGGCTTTCTTAGTCATGTCGCGGTTGACCAAGTCGTAGCCCAAACCAACCGGCAGGATGTTCGACAGCAAGGCACGACCGACCGTGGTGTCGACCATGCGAACGCCCTCAGTACGGTTGCCTTCCAGGTCAATATTAACGTCCAAGATACGGACGCTGACACGGGCCTGAAGGTGAACCTTACGAGCGCCGTAGGCACGCGCCACTTCGTCCGTCGACGCGAACTTCATACCGTCGCCCAAGGCGTCGAAACGTTCACGAGTCATGTAGTACAGACCCAAGACCACGTCTTGTGAGGGCACGATGATCGGCTCGCCGTTGGCCGGCGACAACACGTTGTTGGTCGACATCATTAGCGCACGCGCTTCGAGCTGTGCTTCGATGGTCAACGGCAAGTGAACCGCCATTTGGTCACCGTCAAAGTCGGCGTTATAGGCCGCACACACCAGCGGGTGCAGCTGAATTGCCTTGCCTTCAATCAGCAAGGGTTCAAACGCTTGAATGCCCAAACGGTGCAGCGTCGGCGCTCGGTTCAACAAGACCGGGTGTTCACGGATCACGTCAGCCAGGATATCCCAGACTTCTGCGGTTTCGCGCTCGACCATTTTCTTGGCCATCTTGATGGTGGTCGCCAGTCCCTGTGCTTCCAGACGGCTGTAGATGAAGGGCTTGAACAGTTCAAGCGCCATCTTCTTGGGCAGACCACACTGGTGCAACTTCAGGCTAGGCCCGACCACGATCACAGAACGGCCGGAGTAATCGACTCGCTTACCCAACAAGTTCTGACGGAAACGACCCTGCTTACCCTTGATCATGTCAGCCAGTGACTTCAACGGACGCTTGTTAGAGCCTGTAATGGCGCGGCCACGACGGCCATTATCCAACAGCGCGTCGACCGATTCCTGCAACATTCGCTTTTCGTTACGAACGATGATGTCAGGCGCACGCAACTCAAGCAGACGTTTAAGACGGTTGTTACGGTTGATCACACGGCGGTACAGATCGTTAAGATCCGAGGTCGCAAAGCGCCCCCCATCCAGCGGCACCAACGGACGCAAATCCGGCGGTAGTACCGGCAGCACTTCCATGATCATCCACTCAGGACGGTTGCCCGATTGCTGGAAGGCTTCCAGCAGCTTCAAGCGCTTGGCGATCTTCTTGATGCGGGTCTCAGAGCCCGTGCTCTCGAGCTCTTCGCGCAGCTGCGCGATTTCCGCATCCAGGTCCATATCGATCATGTACTGCTGAATCGCTTCAGCGCCCATCAAGGCGGTGAATTCCTCGCCTTCTTCGTCGACCAGCTGGTAGTACTCTTCTTCGCTCAGGACCTGACCTGCGCTGAGGCTAGTCAGGGCCGGATCGGTGACCATGTAAGCTTCGAAGTACAGCACGCGCTCAATGTCACGCAGCGTCATGTCCAGCATCAAGCCGATGCGCGAGGGCAACGACTTCAAGAACCAGATGTGAGCCACGGGGCTCGCCAGCTCGATGTGGCCCATGCGCTCACGGCGTACCTTAGCCAAGGTGACTTCAACGCCACACTTTTCACAGATCACACCACGGTGCTTCAGACGCTTGTACTTACCGCACAGGCACTCGTAGTCCTTGACCGGCCCAAAGATTCGGGCACAGAACAGACCATCGCGCTCAGGCTTGAAGGTACGGTAGTTGATGGTTTCGGGCTTCTTAACTTCGCCAAACGACCAGCTGCGAATTTCCGCGGGGCTAGAGAGGCCGATGCGGATCGCATCGAACTCGTTGTTGGCACCCTGTTGACGCAACAGATTCATCAAATCTTTCATAGTTTAATCTCCTGGGTAGCCTTAGTCGCTTTCCAGCTCGATGTTGATACCAAGCGAGCGAATTTCTTTGACCAATACGTTGAAGGATTCGGGCATACCCGGCTCCATCTGATGGTCCCCATCGACAATATTTTTGTACATCTTGGTACGGCCGTTTACGTCGTCCGACTTAA is from Litorivicinus lipolyticus and encodes:
- the rpoC gene encoding DNA-directed RNA polymerase subunit beta', which encodes MKDLMNLLRQQGANNEFDAIRIGLSSPAEIRSWSFGEVKKPETINYRTFKPERDGLFCARIFGPVKDYECLCGKYKRLKHRGVICEKCGVEVTLAKVRRERMGHIELASPVAHIWFLKSLPSRIGLMLDMTLRDIERVLYFEAYMVTDPALTSLSAGQVLSEEEYYQLVDEEGEEFTALMGAEAIQQYMIDMDLDAEIAQLREELESTGSETRIKKIAKRLKLLEAFQQSGNRPEWMIMEVLPVLPPDLRPLVPLDGGRFATSDLNDLYRRVINRNNRLKRLLELRAPDIIVRNEKRMLQESVDALLDNGRRGRAITGSNKRPLKSLADMIKGKQGRFRQNLLGKRVDYSGRSVIVVGPSLKLHQCGLPKKMALELFKPFIYSRLEAQGLATTIKMAKKMVERETAEVWDILADVIREHPVLLNRAPTLHRLGIQAFEPLLIEGKAIQLHPLVCAAYNADFDGDQMAVHLPLTIEAQLEARALMMSTNNVLSPANGEPIIVPSQDVVLGLYYMTRERFDALGDGMKFASTDEVARAYGARKVHLQARVSVRILDVNIDLEGNRTEGVRMVDTTVGRALLSNILPVGLGYDLVNRDMTKKAISSLINECYRRVGLKDAVIFADQLMYTGFAYATRSGSSIGVNDFEIPDAKAQIVGEAEEQVKEIEQQYASGLVTQGEKYNKVVDIWARANDMVAKKMMERIGKDIAIDKDGNEVERPSFNSVFMMADSGARGSAAQIRQLAGMRGLMARPDGSIIETPITANFREGLSVLQYFISTHGARKGLADTALKTANSGYLTRRLVDVAQDMVITALDCGTEHGVEMTPLIEGGDVVVPLAQRVLGRVVAEDVADTGTGEVVFERGTLLDETSVARLEGMGVDRVLVRSPIVCEEYHGICAACYGRDLGRGHQVNVGESVGVIAAQSIGEPGTQLTMRTFHIGGAASRASAADRIEVKHGGTIKLINLKTVEREDGNLVAVSRSGQLVITDVQGREREAYKLPYGAIISGKEGATVEAGAPVATWDPHTHPLITEKGGVVRFQGMEQGITIKVQTDDLTGMSMIEVLDGKDRPVAGKDIKPLIQLYAQDAKKSDEPIAQYQLQGGALVSLSDGDIVGTGAVIARMPQEGSKTRDITGGLPRVADLFEARRPKGAAIRADISGIVSFGKETKGKNRLVISPTDGNEPVERLIPKERQLSVYEGEEVAKGDIVADGPTDPHDLLRLLGVSELARYITNEIQEVYRLQGVVINDKHIEVIIRQMLRKAEITDSADSKLITGETVEFQDVKRVNAGLVGNEKYPAKFERLLLGITKASLATESFISAASFQETTRVLTEAAVTGKRDPLRGLKENVVVGRLIPAGTGLAYHAERKRKRGAEQAESNSGGVTAAEVAAALAEEIGDLTGGL